In Rhinolophus ferrumequinum isolate MPI-CBG mRhiFer1 chromosome 3, mRhiFer1_v1.p, whole genome shotgun sequence, the DNA window GAAAATCAGACAAATGGAACTTAGCACGAAtacaggaaacagaaagaagcGAAGGATTAATCTCAATTGCTGCTAGCATGGAATCAGAACAACCACAGCTCTTTCCAAGTAAAAGAACAACCAAGAGCATTTGATTTTGTCTTTACTCATTATAAtgcaaaatacaaacaaaaaagttagaCAAATTTCCTTGCATACTTagaatggttaaagaaaaaaagaaaactccaaatgATTTTGAGATATATGGTATCATTATTGACATCTTTTTTATAGAATATtaattcagaattaaaaacaagattatttatttttacaggtaCTATCTGGGCTCAGCAGATATTAAGCTTGATATACTTTGAGGGACATCGTAGCAGAACTGAAATTGTGAAAACGATTGACAGAGTCCCCTTCTTGGAATACAACATACACAAAATGGACTTTCTTGAGAGACCATCCCCTCGCCTCTTCTGTACCCACCTCCCATATTATTTAGTACCGAAAGGCCTCAAGAGCAAAAAAGCTAAGGTATGTCATAGAAATAGCTTATGGACCTTTGGCACAAACAGAAAtactttcttcaaatttttttttccagctccaCTTATCCACAATCtcttaaaagttattattataattttatgacattgtttttcacattaaCAACATATATGGAATCATtagtatatacataaatttaGTCACAGCACACATTGCATGCAGTGTAATTACAATGTGCAATAGAAATTCCTTTATGACGGCAcataaaattctgttctttttaatggtttagTAGACTTTTATTGTATCGTTCTACAATATTGAATGTGTATTGATGGACAGGTAGGTTGCagcatatgtatatatcacattgcaaTAAACATCTTATAGATCTTTAAACTCTTTAGATCTAGTGAAATGTTTCCCTAAAAGTGGACTTTTCAGGTTAAAGTGTCCAATTACTTTAAGAGTTGGTAAAGATTAGCTACTTGCCTTCTATAATGTATTAACTTACACTCGTTCAAATAGTATATAAGAATGTGTTTTGCTCACACGGTACCAGTGATTGGAATTACCAATCTTTGCTAATGTGCAAGTTAAAAACATCTCATTCTCGAGAAATTTGCAGCCCTTTTGGTTTTAATCACTTGAGCGTCTTTTTATATATGTCTAGCCCTTGAAATACCCTTTTTATTCTTTGCCCACTTTTCTTTAGCTTgtcttttatttactgttttgtaGAAGTATTTATATGggacaaatatttttccaatcaATAGTTTACCTTTGAagattattgaattttaattttatataaccgattttaattttatagaaccAATCTATCAATCTTCCCTTCCTAGATTCTAGTACTTAGTGTTGCTAAGAAAACACTTCCCCATGAAAAAGATGATGCAAATACTCTCCAGGTTTTTTCTAATTaactgtgtgtttttattttttacatttaattataaattatatctgATACTGTGTGTGATTTGAAATATGACTATTGCATAATATTTGCCCGGCGGGGGGGTTGCCAGTGGATCCAATATGACTTGTTTAAGCATTTACTGTTCCCCTATTATTTTAGTCTACATTTCGATATGGTAAGTTTCTATCGTCCCTCCCTCTGATTCTAGACTCTAAATTCCAAAAATTAATATGTGGGAGTTCTTCACTGTTTGAAATATCGTAACTGATATGACAAATCCCCACCAACTTTATTTTTTGACGTATTCATTCTCCCATTAATTTTTAGATGGTGGTTGGAATTGATTAAGTATAGAGAGAATAATTCAGGGACTAtcattaaaattgcaatattgCAACATTCCCTCCAGCATCATTCTATTGCTCTTTATTTATCAGGTCTACTTTCATGTCCATCAAATATGCCGTTATTCTTTGTATGCTTCATACACCTTTTTCCCTTAATTTCCCGTTTTTTTGgctaattcacattttaatttttttcactattgtCTTTTCTAGTTAGTGATTGCTgttataaagaaaagaagtatTAGTATGTACTATCGTCAAGTAATGGTGTATATGAGTGCTAATTCTTGAAATTCATTAAGAAGTTTTATAGTCAATTACatggtcaatatttttaatatgtcccATGACTACATGAAAAAATGGTGTGTATTCTCTGTGTggggtaacacacacacacatataaaataaactttgttaaATGATTGTgccaatttattttgttaattcttttatcCTTATGTAAAAGGTAACTGAGTATAAATCTTCCACTGTGATGGTTGCTATATCAAAATCTTTACAGACTTCAtagaatttgtataatttaaggtATCCTACTATGTTGCTCAGTATACTAAGATTTCTGTTCTGTTGGtcattgcaaataaattttatattgtccTGTGAAATCCTTTGGCCTTAAATTTTACTTAACTTTATAttgtcacttgttttcttttttcctggtgtTTTGCCACATGCCTTTGTTTGTTCCAGATTTCAAATATGATTTTCCACTGCTGTATGATTTTTCAAGTTATGTAAGTTATTCTATCTATCAGATCTATGATTTTTCTTCACTGAATAATCAGGTTAtgccaatattttgttattataatataTGGTGCTAGGAATATTCTTGAGCGTGTCTTCTGGCGCACACCTGTATGAGCTTCCCTAGAGTGTATGGCCAAAAATAGAATTGCAAAGTCAAACAGTTCAGAAGTATTCAACTTtataaaatgatgttattttttaaaacagcagttGTATCTTTTTATGCTGaaatcagcaatgtatgagtttttatttttctcctagaaaGTTTTTTATCAGCCTTTTTAATATCcattaattataaaatggaatCTCAAACTGATTTGTGTTTGTATTTCCCTATTCAATAATGAGATGAAGCACTTTTTGATATGTTTATTGTCGGCCATAATTATTCTCGTTCTGCGAaagtttccttttgttgtttggctttttcttatggttttatatatattctggatgctaTTCAATTATTGGTGATATGTGTTGCTTCTCTCGTATGTTAttactttttgtaattttatgagatatatatatatatatatataaatttaataaattttattggggaatattgggggacagtgtgtttctccagggccatcagctccaagtagttgtccttcaatctagttgtggagggcgcagctcagctccaagtccagttgccatttgcaatcttagttgcagggggcgcagcccaccatcccattcgGGAATTGAACGAggaaccttgttgttgagagctctcgtTCTAACCGAGTGAGCCAGCCGGCTGTCCCTTTTATGGTATAATTTGAAGAACAGcgttcttaaaattttaatgtagttgaattcttcagtttttattaaaaaaagggttttgtttttttttttctgtttaggaaatccttttcttctccatgaCCGGGaatatattctttactttttaatatttgaaagttttacTTCATATCGAAATCCTCAATCCATTTATAaactttttgtatatggtgtgaggtatgAGGTagaattctatttcctttttttgtctatATGGATAATTATTTGCTAACATTGTCTGTTTACTAGTATTTCCTTTTTCACTGATCTCCAATGCTATTTGGTTGTAtatcaattattatttaatgtccaCACAGAGTAAATGGAAACAGCTTCTGTGCAAGGTAATTTGCCATATTAATCAaccttacaaataaataatttcactaTTAGAAATTCGTCCttatatgtgtacatgtgaaaTGTCATgtgaataaagttatttatttcagCATCTTTGTAATGGCAAAAATTGGGCATAACCTAGATTTCCACGAAGAGTAGGCTGGATGAAACAACTAATTATGCATTCATATAATGAAACATTATGTAGCTATTCTAAAAAACAAGAATTATTAAAACTGTTTTACTATTCCCCCTGCAGATAATTTACATCTACAGAAACCCCAAGGATGTTTTGacctcattctttcatttttcaaatttgatcCTTGCCATGCAAACTACAAATAATATGGAAGAGTTTTTGGAAAAGTTTCTAGATGGAAAAGGTAACCATGAATTTATTATACAAGCGACATGTTTATGAGTCAATGCTTCCGTTTAGCCAAATTCTCAAACTTAGGGAACATATTTTAGCGAGATGGACGGAGTAATATGGACAGACATATTTTAGGAGCTGGAATGCACATTAATGTTACTAttctgtcagtttaatttgctACTCAGTGGCTTTTTTATTCTCACCAGGCCCAATCTGGGGATTGTATGCAAAAGCATATTGTTTAAGAAATAGTTTGACCTTGTCATAAGAGAGCTACAGTGGTCTAACAATTCAAACTATTTAGATCCATGTGTTCCAGAGCAGCGAATGTTCAAAGTGCATGAAGTTTTTGTGTTCTGTCATGGACTATGGTAGACCTTCTCTGACAACGgtggaattttcattttaacgCTGAGGAGGATAAATTGATTCAAAAAGCTGGTGGAATGTGGAATTGGTGCTGTCAATCAGTTAGAAGATTATACTCAGTTTCACCTCAATGTCGATACCTGAAGTTGCTCTCCGGAGATCTTAAAATAgacaatgaaaggagaaataaagacatgttttcaagtggaagaggaggaaaagtaaAGGGCCTCCCAGAAAGAAATCTTCCAAGTTAGTTCTTTGGGCTTCTTATTTCTTAATTGCTGCTTTCCTACATACACAGGAAAGGAAGGTTTCCATTAATCATGTCCTTGTTGCCAAAACAccttttttaaaaggtaacatAGATGTCCAGTGGTACgaacttgatttatttttctgaggattcCAGAACAGAAAACGAAGTCTATAGTGTGCTGTTCAATAAGTGCAACACCTTTAACCTTGTTACGTGTTAACTTTTCCCACAGTGGTAGGAAGCCTTTGGTTTGATCACATCAGAAACTGGTACAAGTACAGACACGACTTCAATATTCTGTTCATGATgtatgaggaaatgaaaatggtaaGAGGagaaggttattttttaaaatcatttctttcaaaCCCTTTTTTATACTGGCTTTAAAGAACCTCATTTTGCTAGTAGTTTGCCACCTAACTACTTCTGAGGCTTCTTTAGAGCTTTCTAATTTCCTGCCCATCCCTTAATTACTGGTCTTCCTTGGGCTCTCTTGTCACTCTGCATGGTCATCTTTTCTGGTTCCTTTCCATGTAACCATCTGTAGCAATAAAGGCAAACTCACGCATGTAGagcttaaaaaagagaaaggtcaCTGGGAAACACTGGGGTGAGAAGCCATTAAGAGAACGTTAATTCGCCAGAGGTGATTTGCGCCCTGTGATGCTAGTTCTTCCAATATTTTAAGAGAATCTTGAGATGTAGCTTTCATGTGAAATCACATGTTTACGTGCTTGCATCCAATCAAAGTTGTCTTAATACATTGTGTAAACCGCACCAAACACACGTGAAGTTCAGTGTGTTGTGATCTCTGATTAATATGTTGATTCACTGctacataatttattcattcattttgtcaaaattattaaatgcctactgtgtgACAGACACTAAATCATGAGACAAAGAGGATTGAAACcactgtttatataatttataatccaGCAGGGAACATAAGTATTCACAAAGTAGGTATATATAATTCAAAACTGTGccaagtgttattttaaaaagtacaggtATATACCCGTATATGAAATTAGGGGATCTGGTATAGTTAAAAGTGATAGGCAATTATTTCTGGAAAAGGTAACATGACAACTTTAAgctaataaatgagtaaataaagcAAGTGAGGTAAAAGGGAATTCTAAGCCAAAAAAAGACAATGTGCAAATGGCCTGATGCAGTAAAGCATGTGGCATCTTtgaagaactgaaggaagaagtTAAAGAGCCGGTGGAAGTGAGGAAAGATGAAGATAGAGAGGTGTGTCGGAGCCCGACTGTGCAGGGTCTGCAGACAATGTTAatggcagtgatttttttaatcttaaaagcagtaaggaGCCTTTCAAGAGTTATAAGAAGACCAGCAATATGATAGAATTCGTATTTTTAGAATATCATTCCTATTAATGTTTTGCAGTGTGATAATAGTAAATATAGGCAAACTAGTTAAAGACCAGTATGCTAATCCGCTGAAATCAATGGTGCTTTCAATTAGACTAGTATAACTGAgacttacataggtttcaagtgtacatttctataaaatatcatgtatatatcactcatatgtggatttaaaactggaagcaacaaaggaacaagacaaacaaacaaacaaacaaaaactcatagacacagacaatagtttagtggttaccagaaggtaagggaggagACAGGGTGTAGAagaatgtcaaatatatggtgttggaaggagaaatgactgtgGGTGTTTTGCCATTActttgttgaggagttttgcatcttACCTTTCAATGGTGATATtgatctttagttttcttttcctggagtatttttgtctggctttagtatcagggtaatgctggccttatagaatgagtttggaagtatttccTCCTCATTgatgtttttggaagagtttgagtagaattggtgttaattcttctttaaatgtttagtagaagtCACCAGTGATGCCGCCTAGAACTGGGCTTTTCTTTCTTGCATCCATTTATTGAATTACTTGCTTTACTCTTTCCCACATGAAGTTCTGAACTTAAACAAGCACAGACAACGTATTATTGTTCTCTTAAACTTCTCTGAAGGTTATCACAGTTTCAGAAACATATAAGATATCCTAAAagtattggttaaataaattaatgagctGTCCTTATAAAATCAAACAGTAGGAAGCTCTACAAAAGTTGACAACCAGAGCACTCATTTTCATAAGAAGAATAGGGAAGTAATATATCCTTGTCAAACTTTAGACTTACAATAAGTCCAGCCACCttcaattttacaaaatgtaataAAGATGTTGGGCTTTAACTCATGTGTTCCATATAAGCTGAAGAGTTTCTTATACCCACAATTCTTTCAGGACCTCAGAAGTTCTGTGCTTAAAATCAGCCAGTTTCTTGAGAAAGAACTGAGTGAAGAGGATTTGGAAGCTGTTGTGAAGCAGGCTACATTCACGAACATGAAGTCGGATCCAAAAGCAAACTATAATGACATTCTACGTAATGAAGTTGGGACAAGAAATGACGGACATTTTATGCGCAAAGGTGATGCTCAGGGGTTTATGAGAGTAAAAGTGTTTAGAGTTCCTTTGATTCCTTGGCCTGTACACTGATTAAGGGGTGCTCCTAACATGTCTTTCCAAGGACTGTCATTTGGGCCTTAGAGAAAACCAAAGATCCTAGCTGAAAATGGCCATGAAAAGTATCCCTGAAAACTGAACAGTTGTTTAGTACTGAGTCTGACACTTGAAACTGATTAGTCAATATTAGGTTCCTACCTTCTAGTATATGTGACCCTACTCTTAATAATTTTTACGGAGTCTCACCTGAAGGTGATGGGTATACCCATATGTGAGTAGGACAGCTCcaatgtttgttttcctttctgttagaACATTGTGTAAGTAAACTCCGTATGTATTTTATTGTGGGAAAGCGGGTTTGGATTGCAGTTATTTCCTCATGTGTCAGATTTCTTCATTGTAAAAAGTAGATTCACCAATTGTGTTATGAATTCAATTATtcaacaacatgaaaaaaattgttattgtGCTTTTATGACTTGCCAGGATCTGTTAAGAATGAATATGTTGTTCTCCTGATAGTCCTTaagttcaaaattttttaaatttgatcttTTTAACATGctttttatataacataatttatactttcctattttattcatatttattctctAAATTATTCATAACTTAGCATTTTGATGATAGACATTTATTCTTAATTATGAAGACTTTATTGAAACTGCTCTTGacattgccattttttaaaaaattgtttcttcttttgcccCATTTATTGCCAACTTTCAATTCTTAGTATTCAACTGTATCAAATATAAAGCAATTCCCATGCCCTTAAAAGCTTGCTAACGTGCCGATAATAATGCTTAAACAAGAAAGTTTGAGAGCCGAAAGTGCCAAATCCTCATTAAAAAATCAGCTTAATGATAGTTTCAGACTTCCATCAAGTAAAACCAAAGCGATGGCAGCTCAGAGCaccctctgtgaccttgggttcAGTACTTAAAAAATCTTtggttctcatttttatttccattttaaaaataaagaaatactgatATTGTAAGGTTGTGTTAAggattatattacattatagataTAGTTTGccaagtacagtgcctggcatttagtaaaCTATGTACAAAAATTCGAATCtagtcatatattttacttttgtttttccttctcaataAACGTTACAATTTAATGGTAGCGGTTGGTGCAAGTACAGTAGATAAGGAAAGCAGACTTTGgaagtgttttttgtttcttagcTCATTCCTATATAAGGAAAAGTGAAGTATCTAACCTGACAGAAAACTAACAGATATTTAGCTTGGCTTGAAGGAGGCATTAAAGCGGATTGGAGGGAACTTTTGCCCTGATATTGTTACTTACTCACCCAGGAGCTGATCGTGTGCTTATCCCTCCAGGTGTCATCGGAGACTGGAAAAATTACTTGACAGTGGAGCAAAGTGAAAGATTTGACAGAATATTCCAAAGGAAGATGAAAGATTTTCCCTTGAAGTTCATCTGGGATGTAAAGAAGGAGTAGAATCAAAgtaaaagaattctttaaaaatctgcttaACTAAAAGGCATagtttaatatacatattaatttgctttcctgcaaatgttcattattaaactttagcaataaaataatgtGAACTGTGCTTAGATTAGTTGCCATGAGTTTGATGAACActatgaaatttcaaaaagtaaaatgattttagaGATAGTCTGCATTGATAGCCTGTGTGAAGCAGTGAAAAACAGGAAGCATGTAATATGAATTGCAAATCTCCTGAGTTTTCTGCACTGTGTAATTTTTTAATCTACACTTAAATATAGTAtcaaggaaacattaaaaattcttttattattgtaattaaattttaattgtttggTTTAATATCATTGTAAATTTCGAAATAAATAGAGAACACATATGTAAGAACATACATCTGTTTAATAATGTGTATCAGATTACAAAATTGACACTAAAGATGAAAAGATCAAAAATACATTAATCATCTAATGGTTCAGTCATGTAAGTATTTGGGtgaaaaaaatagtgtttataaCATATCACTCACTAAACTAATTCCacatgtatttaattattaaatgtttaatataaaatcattttgaatgacTGGAATAATATAGGTGAATTTGTTTATAATTCCCAAATGGAGAAAGTTGAGAAGCATAAAAGCTGCGAaagaaacttcaaagaaaaagttGGTAAATTTACAACCATAAATATTTCAAGGCATCACCATCCATAATAGTCAACTAACAAAAACAACTCAATGTCCAcctgcaataaaataaatagctaatTGTGGCATTTCATATAAGCAAACACAGTATATTAATAAGAGTGCATGAATTACAGCTGCACGGAAAATATGTATGAACCTCTGAAACATAATGTTCAGTGGGAAAAGCCAGACACTTATTGCATGATTCATtgaataagatttaaaaacaggtaaaattaaccTATAGGTTTAGGAGAGTGTATACCTTTTGGAGATGCTGTAGTAACTGGACAGGCACAGGAGAGAATTCTGGGGTCTTAGtatattgtattttcttgatctataatttcatttctaggaaaCTTCCAAACTGCTAttaaattaattccattttctgTAACTAATGTGACTTTCACAAGATTTCTTTTCTCAACTAACATATTTTTCCATGTCCATTCAATtgacttattttcatttcacagataaaacaTCTATTTACATCTTTGTGGAGAACATGAATCTGAGGtgttctctcatttttaaaactctttcccTTGGCATTTTGGTGAAGCACTCCGTTGCAAATGAGAATATTGTATTTGTAACCAGTTTACGCAAAATAGGGTAGTTCATTAAAAGATTCATGGAACTTGAACTTCCTGAGGAACTAGAACCAAGAAGTATGAAGCAGTCAGGGACTCATAgatcttttcacttttctctctcactcctgTGTCAGAGCTGCATAGTCT includes these proteins:
- the LOC117015743 gene encoding amine sulfotransferase-like, with the translated sequence MDNTDQYLLNFKGYNFNFPVVDVDFLENLEDFEIRDDDVFIVTYPKSGTIWAQQILSLIYFEGHRSRTEIVKTIDRVPFLEYNIHKMDFLERPSPRLFCTHLPYYLVPKGLKSKKAKIIYIYRNPKDVLTSFFHFSNLILAMQTTNNMEEFLEKFLDGKVVGSLWFDHIRNWYKYRHDFNILFMMYEEMKMDLRSSVLKISQFLEKELSEEDLEAVVKQATFTNMKSDPKANYNDILRNEVGTRNDGHFMRKGVIGDWKNYLTVEQSERFDRIFQRKMKDFPLKFIWDVKKE